The following nucleotide sequence is from Pseudarthrobacter psychrotolerans.
ACCCAAGAGGATGTGTTCGGTACCAATGTAATTGTGGTTCAGCATGCGTGCCTCTTCTTGGGCAAGCACAACTACGCGACGGGCACGGTCCGTAAATCGCTCAAACATTTCGCCACACTCCTGGCTGCCGCCTACCTTGATGCTACGTCGCCGCAGGCCTTCATGGGGGGTTCGCCGAGACGCAGGATAAGTAGAGCCGGGTTCCCGTGACTTTCCCATGTAAGCGGCAGGTTTTCGCACCGCTGTCCGCCACGTCACCGCGTGTCACCGTGTGGGCGCAGAGGCACACGCAGTCGCCGAGCGGAAAATCGATGCGCATTACGATGCGCATCATCTGCATAACCTGCGGGGCGGAACTCACAGCCGCAACCACCGCATAGGACCATCCGAAATCCCCGGAAACCTCATCGACCTCGCCAGTGCCGGCACACCGCGAACGACCGCCGGCTCAGTCGCCCGTCCGTGTGTTGTTCCTGTGTACGGGCAACAGCGCTCGGTCCCAGATGGCCGAGGCGACCTTGGAGTGCCTGGGCGGCTCTCGGATCGAAGCCGCCAGCGCCGATAGTCACCCCAACGCCGTACGCGTGATGCGTGACTGTTGATCGTTAAGGCCACATGAGACCAAGGAAGTCTTGCCATGGGTGTGACTGTTAGTTCAGAATGGCGGTTTTTTCACAGCTCGGTTTGGCGCGTTAATTGATTCCAAAGACGAGGGTTGAGCGTGCGGGCCTCAATGACGTCGTCGGTGATGGTGCTGATCTCGTTGATTTACATGACCCGGCTCACGGCCGGCCCCGCACGTCCACGTCCTCCCAGGAACAACACCACAGCCGATCGAGGTCCGGGAATCGGGTTTTGAGAATCGAACCGCCGGACACTAGGTCGATGCCACCTATGCCGGTCACCTTTCGCCGGAATATGCTCTCTTCGCTGCGGGGAAGACCCGAGAGTCCCATCCGGGCCGCCCGCCATGGGCCGGCCTACATAGCTTCCATGGCAGGAGACTTAACTGGAATTCGACTCTTCCTCCCTGTCCAAGAAGTCGAGTTCGTCCTCGCCCGCGGCCCGAGTTGACCGTACGTTCATGTCCGGGATCCGGTCCCCATTGAGGCTCCAGCGGCACCAACCGGTCGCCCCCAGGTTCATGAGTGACAAACGTGAGGGCAGGGCCACGCCCATCCTGCAGCGACCATCGCCTGCGCTTCCTGGCAGTCGTCGGCGTCGTTGGCGATGGTCGGAGCGAACCCCGCCCCTGGCAGCTTCTGATCAGGGAATGTTTGACAGCCTCGCCACGGCGGCAATATCCTGCGGGGTCGTTCGACAGCACCCGCCAACGAGCCGGGCACCAAGTTCACGCCAGAAGGGCGTTCCCTCCGCAAGGCTTGCGGGCTGTTTGCTATTGGGGCCCGAAGCGCTGTCCCCAGCCGCGGTCTGCCCCCACGTTTTGGTGACTGCGTCATAGCTTTCTCCCGAATTTGGATATGCGATCAGGGGCATATCGGTGGCTTTGCCCAAGGCCTCCAGGGATGGGGAGACCAGGTCCAGCGGCACACAGTTCACGCCGATCGCCACCGCGAGCGGCTGCTCCATACAGAACTTTGCCACCTGAGCCAGCGGCGTACCGTCGCTGATGTGCCCACCGTCCCGTAGCGTGAAGGAGAGCCAGGCTTCGACGTCGAACTCTTTCATGAGTGCCAGCAAGGCCTCGGCCTCCGGCAATGAAGGCAGCGTCTCACAGGCAAGAAAGTCCGCTCCGGCCTCCACCAGCGCCGCGATTCGAGGCCGGTGGAACTCCAAAAACTCGTTTCGGCTGAGGAAGTAGTCTCCCTGGTATTCTGATCCGTCCGCGAGGTACGCGCCGTAGGGCCCGACCGATCCTGCAATCAGCAGGGGGCCCGCATCCGCGTTTTCGGCCAGGTACTCGCGGCGCGCCTCGTCGGCCAGGCGCACACTCAACGCCACATGTCCCAAGGCCTCTTTCTCGCCGATGCCGCGCCGCGCAAATCCCAGCGGTGTGGCCTGATAGCTCGCCGTGATGGCGACCGCGGCTCCGGCGCGGAAGTAATCCTGGTGTACGCGCTTGACGAGCTCCGGCTGTTCCAGAAGGACTTTAGCCGACCACAAAGGATCTTGCAGATCGCAGCCGTGCGCTTCAAGCTCGGTGGCGAGTGCGCCGTCCACGGTCAGGTTCGCTCCGGCATCGAGGATGCGGGAGAGCTTGGTGTTACTGGGCATTGTTTAGGGCTCCAAGCGGTTCGGTTCGTTCTGGCCTGCCGGGCGGACGCGGCGACTCGTGATCCGGCAATGCAAGTTAGCACAACGTGCAGTGACAAAAGGGCGGCACAGCCCCGGGCTTCCACATGACGGTCAGCAGTCCTTTGCAGCAACCTGTGTTTCCCGGCTCAGTCACGCCCCAAGTCTGGCGGATGTGCCGGGTGAACATGAATGCCTCCATCCAAATGTGTGCGTAATAAGCATTTTTAGATGCTTGTAATGACCATCACTCTATGTCACCATGGCATTCAGACACCTTTTGCGAACCGCTCAGGAAGAGGCTTCCCTTGAAGATTGAAATGAAATCAGTACGTAAGCTGCGTGTGCATTGGCCCATAGCTCCGGAATCCTTCGCGCGGCTCGCCAAGGGCGACGTAGAAGCATTCGAGGATGAAGCGGGCATCGTGGCCCTGCTCCAGGCTTTGTCGGAATCCCCGGACTTAGGGGATTTTGGCAACTACAGGCATGTCTTCGAATCGGGTTTGGGTTTCGAGGGGTTCACCTGCACTGAAGGTGCTAACCCTACGTTGGGGCAGGTGGGCCAGCGCACAATTTCGCCTACCTTGGTCTTCACGACGTATTTCGATGCGGCGCTAGATGACGCTGCCGTGGAACGCAGCCTGCAGCACGTCGTGGAGATCCATCCCTGGGAGGTACCGGTCATCGAACTGACAGGGCCAATCAGCGTCTCCAGCACAGCCCTTCCGGCAGTACTTGAGAGCGAGGCCGCATCATGATTGAAGCCACCACGACCGGACTTTGGGACGGTCTGCAGCCGCTGCTTGCCGGCAGGTCATTTACCGACCTGACACACGCCTTCCACCCTGGCCAGCCGCATTTCCCGGCATTCCCCGACGAAATCAGGGAGCCCTTATTCGATCTGGAGAAAGGCGACGGTTTCACCGCTCACCGTTATTCGATCATCGGCCAATGGGGAACACACGTTGATCCTCCCTCGCATTTCATCCGCGGGGGACGGACCTTGGACCAGATTCCTGTGGAGGACATGGTCCTTCCGCTGGTTATCCTCGACATCACCGCGCGGGTCATCGCAAATGCGGACGCCACTCCCACGATGGAGGACGTTCAGGCATGGGAGAGCCGCAATGGTGCCATCGCACCCGGGGCCTTTGTGGCGTTGCGGACAGGGTGGAGTCTTCGTTGGCCCGACGCTGGCGCCATGGCAAACAGGGATGATGAGGGTGTCAGCCACACGCCGGGCTGGTCGCAGGAAGTCCTTTCCTTCCTGATTGAGGAGCGGTCGGTTACTGCCGTCGGTCATGAACAGACGGACACAGACCCGGGGCTGGCTACGTCCCGCCAGGATTTCAGCCTGGAGACCTATGTCCTGGCGCGGAACCGGTGGCAGATCGAGCTGATGGCGAACCTGGAAGGACTTCCCGAAGCGGGGGCGGCCCTGATTGCGAGTTGGCCCAAGCCCTTTCGAGGCAGCGGTTTTCCTGCCCGGGTCTTCGCCATCCACTAAGACCATTCGTCCATTGACTAGAATCGGATCCATGTCTAAGACGTCTAGCATGGGTCGGGGAATTATGGCGGTCTTGGCGGTCGGCTCCCGCAACGCCAGAGGCCTTGCGGGCGGAACGGTCGCTGATATAGCGGCAGATCTGGGCAAGGACCGCAGCCAGGTATCGCGCAGCCTGCGCACCGCAGAGCAGGAAGGGTTCTTGGCGCGCGGAGACCATCGCTTCTACACCTTGGACTGGTCGCTCCTGACGGACGCTCAGTTGTTGACAGAACAACGGCTGCAGAGCGACGGTTTGACCGCCTTGGAAGGCTTGGCCGGCGAGACTGATGAAGGCTGCTTCCTTGGAGTTCTGAGCGGAGAGAGTACGGTCACCATCGGTGAGCGTGTCCCGGCAAGTAGCAATATGGTCGGTTCTTGGCTGGGCCGCCCCTACCCGGCCTTCTGTAGTGATGCCGGCCAGGCCCTGCTGTGGGAAGCGTCGGACGCTGAGATCCGAACCGTTTTCTCAGGCGTTGCCTTCGTGCGACATGGCCCCAATACTCCGCATAACGTGGAGGACTTCCTCTCACGTCTGCGCGGGGCGCGGGAACGGGGGTACTCGATTGTCGATGAGGAAGCCGAGCCAGGACTGTATTCCCTGGCCGTTCCGATTCGGGACTTCAAGGGCGATGTGGTGGCAGCGTTGCAGGTCGTGGGTGCCAAGACTCGATTGGAGCCGCGGCGGGAGCTCTGCGCCACGGCTCTCCTTTCCTGGGGAAAGTGGCTGGAATCGACGCTTGGTTACGCGTTGCCGCAGAACCCGCGCTAGCTGGCAAGGCCCTTCCGGCCCGCGTCGCGATCGCGGCCCTCGTGGGACCTCAGCCGTTCGGCTGCTGCCGTGAGGGCCCTAGCAATGTCATTGGTGTTGGAGTTGATCTCGGCCCGGCTGCCCAGGACGCTGAGCGCGGCCAGAATGGATCCTTCAGCGCCGCGGACGGGAACGGCCAGTTCGTAGACTCCGTGCTCGAATTCTTCCTCGGCGACGATGAAGCCCCGTGCCCGGTCCCGGTCCAACAGTTCAGCGACTTCCTGCGGCGAATGCGCTGCTCCCGGGCCGCCCACTCCGATGAAGTTGACGCCCTGGAGGAGGGCTCGAACGGCAGGCTGCTGGTCGTCCCACAGCAACGCCCGGCCGGACCCGGTACACCATACGGGCGTCACCATGCCGGGTTTCACGAAACTGCCGGGGACAGCGTCGTTGCTGGACGCCCGCAGGAGAATGACGCGGAAGCCCTCGCGGACGGAAACTCGGGACCTTAGGCCAAAAGAAGCCACCAAAGCCTCGAGTTCGCTTCGTGATTCACGGACCCAGCCGGTATTCAACGCTGCGGCCAGGCCGAAAAAACGTGGGCCGGTTCGGAACGGGCCGCGCTCGACTCGTTCCAGCAGCCCGAGCTCGCACAATTCCTTCGTCAGGCGGGAGACACGGCTTTGCTCCATGTCCAGCTCGGATGCGAGCTGGGAAACGCCGAGAAGCTGTCTGCCGCACTTCTCACGGTTCGCGACCAGCCGGACTATCCCAAGTCCTTGGGCCATGGACGACGCTTCCGAGGAAGAATCCACGCTCAATGCTCCTTCCTCCCGATAACTACGCCTATTCTCACATGTCTGCAGCGTTGACCAGTACGCGGTTTCCTTGCGCCCACACGGTGTAGAGATCCGCGAGTATTGCCGAATTTGCCGCTTCGAGTTCTGAGGGGGAGATTTCTGCGCGCCTCTGTCGACCGAAAAGCACGACTTCGTCTCCGGGGGCGACTTCCACTACGTCGGTGACGTCAACAACCATGGAATTCATTGAAATGATGTCGACAATGGCAGCGCGACGACCGCGGATAAGCACGCCGCCCTGGCTGGCCAGTGCCCGCCGGTAGCCGTCTCCGTAACCCGCT
It contains:
- the mmuM gene encoding homocysteine S-methyltransferase, producing the protein MPSNTKLSRILDAGANLTVDGALATELEAHGCDLQDPLWSAKVLLEQPELVKRVHQDYFRAGAAVAITASYQATPLGFARRGIGEKEALGHVALSVRLADEARREYLAENADAGPLLIAGSVGPYGAYLADGSEYQGDYFLSRNEFLEFHRPRIAALVEAGADFLACETLPSLPEAEALLALMKEFDVEAWLSFTLRDGGHISDGTPLAQVAKFCMEQPLAVAIGVNCVPLDLVSPSLEALGKATDMPLIAYPNSGESYDAVTKTWGQTAAGDSASGPNSKQPASLAEGTPFWRELGARLVGGCCRTTPQDIAAVARLSNIP
- a CDS encoding cyclase family protein — protein: MIEATTTGLWDGLQPLLAGRSFTDLTHAFHPGQPHFPAFPDEIREPLFDLEKGDGFTAHRYSIIGQWGTHVDPPSHFIRGGRTLDQIPVEDMVLPLVILDITARVIANADATPTMEDVQAWESRNGAIAPGAFVALRTGWSLRWPDAGAMANRDDEGVSHTPGWSQEVLSFLIEERSVTAVGHEQTDTDPGLATSRQDFSLETYVLARNRWQIELMANLEGLPEAGAALIASWPKPFRGSGFPARVFAIH
- a CDS encoding IclR family transcriptional regulator, coding for MSKTSSMGRGIMAVLAVGSRNARGLAGGTVADIAADLGKDRSQVSRSLRTAEQEGFLARGDHRFYTLDWSLLTDAQLLTEQRLQSDGLTALEGLAGETDEGCFLGVLSGESTVTIGERVPASSNMVGSWLGRPYPAFCSDAGQALLWEASDAEIRTVFSGVAFVRHGPNTPHNVEDFLSRLRGARERGYSIVDEEAEPGLYSLAVPIRDFKGDVVAALQVVGAKTRLEPRRELCATALLSWGKWLESTLGYALPQNPR
- a CDS encoding IclR family transcriptional regulator C-terminal domain-containing protein; translation: MDSSSEASSMAQGLGIVRLVANREKCGRQLLGVSQLASELDMEQSRVSRLTKELCELGLLERVERGPFRTGPRFFGLAAALNTGWVRESRSELEALVASFGLRSRVSVREGFRVILLRASSNDAVPGSFVKPGMVTPVWCTGSGRALLWDDQQPAVRALLQGVNFIGVGGPGAAHSPQEVAELLDRDRARGFIVAEEEFEHGVYELAVPVRGAEGSILAALSVLGSRAEINSNTNDIARALTAAAERLRSHEGRDRDAGRKGLAS